From the genome of Streptomyces sp. NBC_00523:
CGTCGGCCGGGGCCTCGGCGAGCGCGTCCAGGCGCTCGTACAGTGCGATGACGGCGGGGTCCGTGACCGGCGTTCCGAACAGCGCGAAGACCTCCTGGGCGCCGGTGCCGGGCGTGTCCATCAGCGTGAGGTAGTCGCGGTCCTTGGCCGCGCTCGGCGAATCGGTCTCCGGGGCCTGTGCCAACAGCGCGGCGAGGGCGGGCGAGACGGGCCCGGTGGCGCCGGGCGGCTCGGCGAGCAGGGCGGCGAGGCGGCGACGGCGCTCCCGGATGGCCGCCTCCTGGCGGGCCAGGTCCGCGTCGAGTTCCGCCAGCACCTCGGCCAGCTCGCGCCCGGCGTCATCGGCGAGGACGTCACGCACCTCGTCAAGACCGAGACCGAGCTCCGTGAGCCGCCGCACCCGGGCGAGCAGCACGGCATCGCGGATGCTGTACGCCCGG
Proteins encoded in this window:
- a CDS encoding MerR family transcriptional regulator, with product MRIGEIAALVGLTTRAIRHYHHVGLLPEPERRPNGYRAYSIRDAVLLARVRRLTELGLGLDEVRDVLADDAGRELAEVLAELDADLARQEAAIRERRRRLAALLAEPPGATGPVSPALAALLAQAPETDSPSAAKDRDYLTLMDTPGTGAQEVFALFGTPVTDPAVIALYERLDALAEAPADDPRIAPLAADLMAAVPEELFAAIPADGVVVTGLKEAMLAEYAPAQAEVVGRLMDAFLARGRG